The following are from one region of the Cottoperca gobio chromosome 13, fCotGob3.1, whole genome shotgun sequence genome:
- the slc5a2 gene encoding sodium/glucose cotransporter 2, with product MENPSEPMIINNPADISVIVGYFIMVISVGVWAMFRTNRETVGGYFLAGRTMTWWPVGASLFASNIGSGHFVGLAGTGAASGIAVGGFEWNALFIVLLLGWLFVPVYLTAGVITMPQYLKKRFGGNRISLYLSVISLFLYIFTKISVDMFSGAVFIQQALGWNIYVAVISLLLITALYTVTGGLAALMYTDTVQTVVIIAGAFVLTGFSFAEVGGYSALMDKYSSAIPSHFSSLDPQRYNISPHCYTPRQDAFSLLRDPTTGDLPWPGVLFGIAIVGGWYWCTDQVIVQRCLAARSLTHVKAGCIVCGYLKLLPMFLMVFPGMISRVLYPDEVGCVVPEVCMRVCGTEVGCSNIAYPKLVVSVMPNGLRGLMLAVMLAALMSSLASIFNSSSTLFTMDIWTRIRPQATERELLIVGRVWVLCIVAVSICWIPVVQAAQSGQLFDYIQSVSSYLAPPIASVFLLAVFVKRVNEEGAFWGLIGGLGMGLCRMLPEFWFGSGSCLFPSNCPFLVCGIHYLHFAIILFFCTSALVLLVSCCTQPVEEQHLHRLVFSLRHSKEERKDLDWEQEEKGRRARREAEERWREDSEVAAEEDQSLCRLVGRFCGGGDSQAHEDDTPEASEKLPDISEDPAWKYTVDANALIMMAVAVFMWGYYA from the exons ATGGAGAATCCCTCAGAGCCAATGATCATCAACAACCCTGCAGACATCTCCGTCATTGTGGGATACTTCATCATGGTTATCAGTGTCGGCGTTTGG gCCATGTTTCGCACCAATCGTGAGACAGTTGGAGGTTATTTCCTTGCAGGGCGCACCATGACCTGGTGGCCG GTTGGTGCATCTCTGTTTGCCAGCAACATTGGCAGCGGTCACTTTGTGGGCTTGGCCGGCACCGGGGCAGCGAGTGGCATCGCCGTGGGAGGGTTTGAGTGGAAT GCTCTGTtcattgtgctgctgctgggctgGTTGTTCGTACCCGTCTACCTCACAGCCGGG GTGATCACGATGCCCCAGTACCTGAAGAAGAGGTTCGGAGGGAACAGAATCAGCCTCTACCTCTCCGTCATCTCTCTGTTCCTCTACATCTTCACCAAGATCTCA gtggaCATGTTTTCAGGAGCGGTGTTCATCCAGCAGGCGTTAGGGTGGAACATCTACGTGGCCGTCATCAGCCTCCTGTTAATAACAGCCTTGTACACAGTTACAG gtggcCTGGCTGCTCTGATGTACACTGACACAGTTCAGACCGTCGTCATCATTGCCGGAGCCTTCGTCCTCACCGGCTTCT CTTTTGCTGAAGTCGGAGGCTACAGCGCTCTGATGGACAAATACAGCTCTGCTATACCCAGTCATTTCTCCTCCCTGGATCCCCAGCGCTACAACATCTCCCCCCACTGCTACACCCCCAGGCAGGACGCCTTCAGCCTGCTGAGGGACCCGACCACAGGGGACCTGCCGTGGCCCGGGGTGCTGTTTGGGATCGCTATAGTGGGAGGCTGGTACTGGTGCACCGACCAG GTGATAGTCCAGCGGTGCCTTGCCGCTCGCAGTCTGACCCATGTGAAGGCCGGCTGCATCGTGTGTGGCTACCTCAAACTGCTGCCAATGTTCCTCATGGTGTTCCCCGGCATGATCAGCCGGGTCCTCTACCCAG aTGAGGTTGGCTGTGTTGTCCCTGAGGTGTGTATGAGGGTGTGTGGGACTGAGGTGGGCTGCTCCAACATTGCTTATCCTAAACTGGTGGTGTCAGTCATGCCAAATG GTTTACGAGGTCTGATGCTGGCTGTGATGTTGGCGGCTCTCATGTCCTCTCTGGCCTCCATctttaacagcagcagcactctgTTCACCATGGACATCTGGACTCGCATCCGACCACAGGCCACCGAGCGTGAGCTCCTTATTGTGGGCAG ggTCTGGGTGCTTTGCATCGTGGCCGTCAGTATCTGTTGGATCCCAGTTGTGCAGGCGGCTCAGAGCGGTCAGCTGTTTGATTACATCCAGTCGGTCTCGAGCTACCTGGCTCCGCCCATCGCCTCCGTCTTCCTCCtggctgtgtttgtgaagaGGGTCAACGAGGAG GGTGCATTCTGGGGCCTGATTGGCGGCCTGGGGATGGGTCTGTGTCGGATGTTGCCTGAGTTCTGGTTCGGTTCTGGCAGCTGTCTTTTCCCCTCTAACTGCCCTTTCTTGGTGTGTGGGATCCATTACCTCCACTTTGCAATCATACTCTTCTTCTGTACGTCAGCGCTGGTGCTGCTGGTCAGCTGCTGCACGCAGCCCGTCGAGGAGCAGCAT CTCCATCGCCTGGTGTTCAGCCTGCGTCATtccaaagaggagaggaaggactTGGACTGGGAGCaagaggagaaagggaggagagccCGAAGAGAGGctgaggagaggtggagggaggatAGTGAag tgGCTGCAGAGGAGGACCAGTCTCTCTGTCGCCTGGTTGGTCGGTTCTGTGGCGGCGGCGACTCCCAGGCCCACGAGGACGACACGCCTGAGGCATCAGAGAAGCTGCCTGACATCAGCGAGGACCCGGCGTGGAAGTACACTGTGGATGCTAATGCTCTCATCATGATGGCTGTAGCAGTTTTTATGTGGGGGTACTATGCTTAG
- the LOC115017786 gene encoding serine--tRNA ligase, mitochondrial-like, translating to MATSIGMVARVGGAALTVLKPVARQYSRQRISVIIRHRCSHGAQSSLYEHVFKGYSDVPELDMRAVCEHTDKVIANVESRKGDLQGDDVRKIVCVWQELQAVRTEISGLEEQKILIGRTVRALLAKKDKKALVNVPEYSQALQTGRDVRNRLNQLYPKETELLQEHYGRALRLPNTTHPDVPVGDESQARVVELVGQKPEFDFKPRGHLELGEELGLVRQRHLAHISGHRSYYLRGAGARLQTALQNFALDTLQRRGFIPMVVPDMLKGAVFEGCGMQPKSYSSQVYSLDQARFPDLSLAGTGEVGVAGFFMDHAVNWKDLPVRTACSSTCYRAETDTGRETWGLYRVHHFNKVEMFGVTADETGEESSQLLEEFISLQKEIFSALELHYRVLDMPTQELGPPAHRKYDIEAWMPGRDSFGEISSGSNCTDYQSRRLNMVYEREDGSLQYAHTVNATACAIPRTIIAILETHQTKEGTVRVPRALQPYLGLEEIETPKYTPLKYIGPNQHSRPPRPAPKTR from the exons ATGGCGACCTCCATCGGCATGGTTGCAAGAGTTGGAGGCGCTGCTCTAACTGTGTTAAAGCCGGTAGCCAGACAATATTCAAGGCAGAGGATAAGTGTGATCATCAGGCATCGATGTTCACACGGAGCACAGAGCAGTTTGTACGAGCATGTCTTTAAAGGTTACAGCGACGTGCCCGAGCTCGATATGAGAGCAGTGTGTGAGCACACCGACAAAGTCATAGCAAATGTAGAGAGCAGGAAGGGTGACCTGCAAGGGGACGATGTCAGGAAAATT GTATGTGTGTGGCAGGAGCTCCAGGCAGTGAGGACGGAAATCTCTGGGCTGGAGGAGCAGAAGATTCTCATCGGTAGAACAGTCAGAGCACTACTG GCCAAGAAAGACAAGAAAGCCCTTGTCAAT GTTCCAGAGTACAGCCAGGCTCTGCAGACGGGCCGAGACGTCCGCAACAGACTGAATCAACTGTACCCCAAAGAGACGGAGCTGCTTCAGGAACACTACGGACGAGCGCTCAGACTGCCCAACACCACACACCCTGATgtg CCTGTTGGAGACGAGAGCCAGGCGCGGGTGGTGGAGCTGGTTGGACAGAAACCAG aGTTTGACTTCAAGCCCAGAGGCCATTTAGAGCTGGGGGAGGAGTTGGGTCTCGTCAGGCAGAG ACATCTAGCTCATATCTCAGGCCACAGGTCCTACTATCTGAGGGGAGCAGGGGCCCGACTTCAGACCGCACTGCAGAACTTTGCACTGGACACACTGCAGCGACGG GGCTTTATCCCCATGGTTGTGCCGGACATGCTGAAGGGGGCAGTGTTT GAGGGTTGTGGGATGCAGCCCAAGTCCTACAGCTCTCAGGTGTACTCACTGGACCAGGCTCGTTTCCCAGACCTCAGCCTGGCTGGGACCGGAGAGGTCGGGGTGGCAG GCTTCTTCATGGATCATGCGGTGAACTGGAAGGACCTGCCTGTCCG GACGGCGTGCAGCAGCACCTGCTACAGAGCAGAGACGGACACCGGCAGAGAGACGTGGGGGCTCTACAGGGTCCATCACTTCAACAAG gtagagATGTTTGGAGTGACAGCAGACGAGACCGGAGAAGAGAGCTCGCAGCTGCTGGAGGAGTTTATCTCTCTGCAGAAAGAGATCTTCTCTGCACTGGAGCTACACTAcag AGTGCTGGACATGCCGACGCAGGAACTGGGTCCTCCAGCACACAGGAAGTATGACATCGAGGCGTGGATGCCTGGGAGGGACAGCTTTGGAGAG ATTTCCAGTGGGTCCAACTGCACAGACTACCAGAGCAGACGCCTCAACATGGTGTATGAGCGGGAGGACGGCAGCCTGCAGTACGCCCACACA GTGAACGCTACAGCGTGTGCAATCCCCCGAACCATCATCGCTATCCTGGAGACTCACCAGACTAAA GAAGGAACAGTGCGTGTCCCCCGAGCCCTGCAGCCGTATTTGGGCCTAGAAGAGATCGAGACGCCGAAGTATACTCCACTGAAATACATCGGACCCAACCAGCACAGTCGACCACCCAGACCTGCTCCCAAGACCCGATGA
- the LOC115017785 gene encoding kelch-like protein 8 — MNAVRGGTVTWRPQPWQDGDGGGGEPLSDSDSEEEDFPDDSTTPLGDYITHGLKQLLDAQQLCDVTLLVEGKKFMCHRVLLAAVSPYFRAMFTSPLVESRLTEIRLEEVTPSVMETVIQFVYTGEAGLSLDTAEDLFVAANRLQVMPLQDLCSRFLFEHLSVDNCLGMYSLARSHHDQLLLRASLRLVAQHFPRVARQKDFLLLDHGTLGSLLSSDRLGVDSEAEVYDAARRWAEHQPLDRYAHMPALLHHLRPGLLSQEESRRLCQELGPAAAGEGLGGPLRPREGMFEKKIVCVDLTPREDENLAARDFTVDCFDPRTGKWEKLAALGSLVSPGCTAVGDRLFVAGGILRTGSVSAAVHEYDAVLDRWIERPSMVQPRAMLGLLGCGESIYALGGSNRSALLDSSETLELTTLQWAPGPRLPLPLRAFACAALRGRLYLLGGTTLEQNRAVVHSGVLIYHTLTDCWTRVALDSGATCLAGGVAVRGGVCAIGGYMRDTTKFLDGNYTNLETLDATGRVLFFREGRGSGVDREVTGGGVMVSAEQRGGAGGGSDRAPSPVVFPGLPRRIAAGGVARWKRRIYVLGGENGSRFYDSVYCWKPGWRSWVQRREKLPGDTGGVSQFGCTTLKFPKKHILSRLRLAKENCKKAAD; from the exons ATGAATGCTGTCCGGGGGGGCACAGTCACCTGGCGTCCCCAGCCGTGGCAGGATGGGgacgggggaggaggagaaccACTGTCGGACAGCGACTCGGAGGAGGAGGACTTCCCCGATGACAGCACCACACCTCTGGGAGACTACATCACACATG GGTTGAAGCAGCTCCTAGACGCTCAGCAGCTGTGTGATGTTACGCTACTTGTTGAGGGAAAGAAGTTCATGTGTCACAG AGTCCTCTTAGCAGCCGTCAGTCCGTACTTTCGGGCCATGTTCACCAGCCCTCTGGTCGAGTCCCGCCTCACTGAGATCCGGCTGGAGGAAGTGACGCCGTCTGTCATGGAGACCGTGATCCAGTTTGTGTACACTGGTGAGGCGGGGCTCTCTCTGGACACAGCTGAAGATCTGTTTGTGGCTGCCAACCGCCTTCAGGTCATGCCCCTTCAAGACCTGTGCTCCAG GTTTCTGTTTGAGCACCTCTCAGTGGATAACTGCCTGGGGATGTACTCTCTGGCTCGCTCTCACCATGACCAGCTGCTGCTGCGGGCCTCCCTGCGGCTGGTAGCCCAGCACTTCCCCCGGGTGGCCCGGCAGAAAGACTTCCTCCTGCTTGACCACGGCACATTAGGCAGCCTCCTGAGTTCTGACCGCCTGGGGGTGGACTCCGAAGCAGAAGTTTACGACGCGGCACGCCGTTGGGCCGAGCACCAACCCTTAGATCGTTATGCCCACATGCCGGCTCTTCTCCACCATCTGCGGCCGGGGCTGCTGTCCCAGGAAGAGAGTAGAAGACTATGCCAGGAATTGGGTCCCGCCGCAGCCGGGGAGGGCCTCGGGGGGCCTCTAAGACCACGGGAGGGCATGTTTGAGAAGAAGATTGTCTGTGTGGACCTGACACCTCGGGAAGATGAGAATTTAGCTGCAAGAGACTTCACAGTGGACTGCTTTGATCCTCGGACAGGAAAATGGGAGAAGTTAGCAGCGCTGGGTTCACTTGTGAGTCCCGGCTGCACGGCTGTAGGTGACCGGCTGTTTGTAGCGGGTGGGATCCTGCGGACAGGCTCTGTGTCTGCAGCAGTGCatgaatatgatgcagtgttgGACCGCTGGATAGAGCGGCCTTCCATGGTCCAGCCGAGGGCCATGCTAGGCCTGCTGGGCTGTGGAGAGTCAATCTATGCCTTGGGTGGTAGTAACCGCTCAGCTCTGCTGGACTCCAGCGAGACTCTGGAGCTGACTACGCTTCAGTGGGCTCCGGGGCCTCGGTTACCGCTCCCTCTGCGCGCCTTTGCCTGCGCAGCGTTACGTGGACGGCTTTACCTTCTGGGTGGAACCACGCTCGAACAGAACCGGGCTGTGGTCCACTCGGGGGTGCTTATTTATCACACCCTAACGGACTGCTGGACACGTGTGGCTCTCGACTCCGGCGCCACATGCCTCGCTGGAGGAGTAGCGGTGCGAGGAGGAGTGTGTGCCATTGGAGGATACATGAGGGATACCACCAAGTTCCTGGATGGAAATTACACCAATCTGGAGACTTTAGACGCCACTGGGCGTGTGCTGTTTTTCAGAGAGGGCAGGGGGTCTGGAGTAGACAGGGAGGTGACTGGGGGAGGGGTGATGGTCAGTGCGGAGCAGCGGGGTGGTGCAGGTGGTGGAAGCGACCGTGCCCCAAGCCCTGTTGTATTTCCGGGGCTGCCGAGGCGGATTGCGGCTGGGGGTGTGGCCAGGTGGAAACGCAGGATTTATGTGCTGGGTGGGGAAAACGGCTCACGGTTTTATGACAGTGTGTACTGTTGGAAGCCCGGCTGGCGCAGCTGGGTCCAGAGACGTGAGAAACTCCCTGGAGACACTGGAGGGGTTAGCCAGTTTGGGTGTACCACTTTAAAGTTCCCTAAGAAACACATCCTGTCCAGACTGAGACTGGCCAAAGAAAACTGCAAGAAGGCCGCTGACTAG
- the fbxo46 gene encoding F-box only protein 46 translates to MDRDTFSHIRLWCPRPFGTYSQNKARSPGSGGSGGGGGGGSGSPSLCKAEPAAGARRTVDGSEDGGMIVGAQEENGEEEDAGSENTPPEPELVPGTLTQSQAPPPSSAPPSPPSSGSQMEDGRVLLDTWYVIKPGNTKEKIAFFVAHQFSGAGQPRPSAMKVKGNWATDCSKAKRRRRCSSYDPPTRSQASELNLSHDCPLAPPSPDEPPLGGVSETDLLSVAEMVALVEQRTAMALQGIVAVQQHQSPNTTHGQDITPHQHTLLRGTVSDPTPIVFVSDGSNGQPSKDAQVSLSPIQTDQELEEQQESLRVAQAIAHFESQNQENRLHLGAGPETDSSNRDSERRKGGESGVVTPPPPPSHSHGEVRIAFRVSNLDPRSQLEPAGRSRCMFMSCGGGGNQAAARAKEKITCDLYQLVSPSSRDPGSLLLAATTAAPKPDGDLHHPDRQACGSPDPTQEEKKAAGMGRERVTGFHVEVVVTGAVDQCVFYGKDSTENVQEETVCFAMPSGGGGGVGSSTDPSSDDPPPGQLFFLQPPRGQEEDIKGSGAGSGSGICSLDCANNNGPGAGGAVGSGERPDSPGLGEDCSDPSLCRLYRHVSHDFLEIRFQIQRLLEPRQYMLLLPDHIMVNIFSYLPTRSLAALKCTCHYFKVLIETYGVRAVDSRWNQDPLYREDPCKQCKRQYERGDVSLCRWHPKPYHHDLPYGRSYWMCCRRTDKDTPGCRVGLHDNNWVQQPADGSQPIRTKREDRREEAR, encoded by the exons AGACACCTTCTCCCACATCCGCCTGTGGTGCCCACGCCCCTTTGGCACCTACTCCCAGAACAAAGCTAGGAGTCCGGGCTCGGGGGGCAGCGGGGGAGGCGGCGGCGGTGGATCGGGGTCCCCCTCCCTCTGCAAGGCTGAGCCCGCTGCAGGGGCCAGAAGGACTGTGGATGGAAGTGAAGATGGAGGGATGATAGTGGGTGCGCAGGAGGAgaatggagaggaggaggacgcgGGCTCGGAGAACACTCCACCCGAACCTGAGCTCGTCCCCGGCACCCTGACACAGAGCCAGGCCCCTCCGCCCTCTTCAGCCCCTCCCTCGCCACCCTCTTCCGGGTCCCAGATGGAAGATGGCCGCGTGCTGTTAGACACCTGGTATGTCATTAAGCCAGGCAACACCAAGGAGAAGATCGCCTTCTTTGTTGCACACCAGTTCAGTGGAGCAGGCCAGCCCAGACCCAGCGCCATGAAG GTTAAAGGTAACTGGGCGACTGACTGCAGTAAAGCCAAAAGACGGAGACGATGCTCATCCTATGACCCTCCAACACGCTCCCAAGCCTCAGAGCTGAACCTCAGCCATGACTGCCCCCTTGCACCTCCGAGCCCTGACGAGCCACCTCTAGGAGGGGTGAGTGAGACGGACCTGCTGTCGGTGGCAGAGATGGTCGCCTTGGTTGAGCAGAGGACTGCCATGGCCCTCCAGGGGATTGTGGCTGTTCAACAGCACCAGTCCCCTAATACCACTCACGGTCAGGACATTACCCCGCACCAGCACACCCTTCTCCGGGGTACGGTGTCAGACCCCACTCCTATCGTGTTTGTGTCAGACGGTTCAAATGGACAGCCCTCCAAAGACGCCCAGGTGTCCTTATCTCCCATCCAGACAgaccaggagctggaggagcagcaggagtcCTTGAGGGTGGCCCAGGCCATAGCGCACTTTGAGTCCCAAAACCAGGAGAATCGTCTCCATCTGGGCGCCGGTCCTGAAACAGACTCTTCTAATCGAGATAGCGAGCGTCGGAAAGGAGGGGAGTCTGGCGTCGTTACCCCTCCGCCGCCCCCCAGTCACAGTCATGGTGAGGTAAGAATAGCTTTTCGAGTGTCAAATCTGGATCCACGATCTCAGTTGGAGCCAGCTGGCAGGTCCCGCTGTATGTTCATGAGCTGTGGTGGGGGCGGTAACCAGGCGGCGGCCAGGGCCAAAGAGAAAATCACCTGCGACCTCTACCAGCTTGTCAGCCCCTCATCTAGAGACCCTGGTAGTTTGCTGCTTGCTGCCACAACTGCTGCCCCCAAACCAGATGGAGACCTCCATCACCCAGACAGGCAGGCCTGTGGCAGCCCGGACCCGAcccaggaggagaagaaagctGCGGGTatggggagggagagagtgacTGGCTTCCATGTGGAGGTGGTAGTGACAGGTGCTGTGGAccaatgtgtgttttatggcAAGGACAGTACAGAGAATGTGCAGGAGGAGACGGTGTGCTTCGCTATGCCTAGTGGGGGGGGCGGAGGTGTAGGCAGCTCCACTGACCCTTCATCAGATGATCCCCCTCCCGGACAACTCTTCTTCCTTCAGCCCCCTCGGGGCCAAGAGGAGGATATAAAAGGAAGTGGCGCTGGCAGCGGGTCAGGAATTTGCTCTCTGGACTGTGCGAACAACAACGGCCCTGGGGCCGGGGGGGCGGTGGGCTCAGGGGAGCGACCAGATTCTCCAGGCCTCGGGGAGGACTGTTCGGACCCTTCGCTGTGTCGCCTCTACCGCCACGTGTCCCATGACTTTCTGGAGATCCGCTTTCAAATTCAGCGCCTCCTTGAGCCGCGCCAgtacatgctgctgctgccggaCCACATCATGGTCAACATCTTCAGCTACCTGCCGACGCGCTCACTGGCAGCCCTCAAGTGCACCTGCCACTACTTCAAGGTGCTGATTGAGACTTATGGGGTGCGGGCGGTGGACTCGCGCTGGAATCAAGATCCTCTCTACAGGGAGGACCCCTGCAAGCAGTGTAAGCGGCAATATGAGCGCGGGGATGTTTCCCTGTGCCGTTGGCACCCCAAACCTTACCACCACGACCTGCCTTATGGACGTTCCTACTGGATGTGCTGCCGGCgtacagacaaagacacaccgGGCTGCCGTGTTGGGCTCCATGATAACAACTGGGTCCAGCAGCCTGCTGATGGCTCTCAACCCATTCGCACCAagagggaggacaggagggaggaggccaggtag